In one window of Deinococcus sonorensis KR-87 DNA:
- a CDS encoding cation:proton antiporter produces MLVFETILGLLLGATLLSLAARRLNIPYPTLLAVGGALIAFLPGVPRFGLAPDLILALFVAPVLLDAAYDTSLRDLRDNWHPVLSLVLVAVGLTTLAVAFAARQLLPDLPWAAGVALGALLAPPDAVAALAVLRQVNPPHRIRKVLEGESLLNDASALLIYTLAVGAVTAGGFSVAGALPTFALVVVGSVAVGWLLSWPTGWLVAAIEDAPTSVVVQFVLTFGLWIAAERLGLSPVVTTVVFGVTAGRRGNLAARLRVSTFATWEAVTFVLNVLAFTLIGLQLRPIVDALNGPQLAQLLRAALVILAVVIVVRLLWVMTYSLTARPTARPARRGQAVAAPLTLRGGLVIGWAGMRGIVTLAAAAALPADFPHRDFMQLTAFVVVLGTLVVQGLTLRPLLAFLRLPPDTVIEMEVRLARKMALKAAMRTLDGDDSAAAQRLQLEYREQLSRAWIGEDPHDSPDNALRRQTVGAARQAIHELRRSGKIGDDAYHLVQEELDWLELSTTAATAPEV; encoded by the coding sequence ATGCTGGTGTTTGAAACGATTCTGGGCCTGCTGTTGGGCGCGACGCTGTTGTCGCTGGCCGCGCGGCGCCTGAACATTCCGTACCCCACCCTGCTGGCCGTGGGCGGCGCGCTGATCGCGTTTCTCCCCGGGGTGCCGCGCTTTGGCCTCGCGCCGGACCTGATTCTGGCGCTGTTCGTCGCGCCGGTCCTGTTGGACGCCGCGTACGACACGTCGCTGCGCGACCTGCGGGACAACTGGCATCCGGTGCTGTCGCTGGTGCTGGTGGCGGTGGGCCTCACGACGCTCGCGGTGGCGTTCGCCGCCCGGCAGCTGCTGCCGGACCTGCCGTGGGCGGCCGGCGTGGCGCTGGGCGCGCTGCTCGCGCCGCCCGACGCGGTCGCGGCGCTGGCGGTGCTGCGGCAGGTGAACCCGCCCCACCGCATTCGCAAGGTGCTGGAGGGGGAAAGCCTGCTGAACGACGCGTCCGCCCTGCTCATCTACACGCTGGCGGTGGGCGCCGTCACCGCAGGGGGCTTCAGTGTCGCGGGCGCCCTGCCGACCTTCGCCCTGGTGGTGGTGGGCAGTGTGGCGGTGGGGTGGCTGCTGTCCTGGCCGACCGGGTGGCTGGTGGCGGCGATCGAGGACGCGCCCACCTCGGTGGTGGTGCAGTTCGTGCTGACTTTCGGCCTGTGGATCGCCGCTGAGCGCCTGGGCCTGTCCCCGGTGGTGACGACGGTGGTGTTCGGCGTGACGGCCGGGCGGCGCGGGAACCTCGCGGCGCGGCTGCGGGTGTCGACCTTCGCGACGTGGGAGGCGGTGACGTTCGTGCTGAACGTCCTGGCCTTCACCTTGATCGGCCTGCAGCTGCGGCCGATCGTGGACGCGTTGAACGGGCCGCAGCTCGCGCAGCTGCTCCGCGCGGCGCTGGTGATCCTGGCGGTGGTGATCGTCGTGCGCCTGCTGTGGGTGATGACCTACAGCCTCACGGCCCGCCCGACCGCCCGGCCGGCCCGCCGGGGGCAGGCGGTCGCCGCGCCGCTCACCCTCAGGGGCGGGCTGGTGATCGGCTGGGCCGGCATGCGCGGCATCGTCACGCTGGCCGCCGCCGCCGCGCTCCCAGCCGACTTCCCGCACCGGGACTTCATGCAGCTCACCGCGTTCGTGGTGGTGCTGGGCACGCTGGTGGTGCAGGGACTGACCCTGCGCCCGCTGCTCGCCTTCCTGCGCCTGCCGCCCGACACGGTGATCGAGATGGAGGTGCGCCTGGCCCGCAAGATGGCGCTCAAGGCCGCGATGCGCACGCTGGACGGCGACGACTCGGCCGCTGCGCAGCGTCTGCAGCTGGAGTACCGCGAGCAGCTGAGCCGCGCGTGGATCGGCGAGGATCCGCACGACTCGCCGGACAACGCGCTGCGCCGGCAGACGGTGGGCGCCGCCCGGCAGGCGATTCACGAGCTGCGCCGCAGCGGGAAGATCGGCGACGACGCGTACCACCTGGTGCAGGAGGAGCTGGACTGGCTGGAGTTGAGCACCACCGCGGCCACCGCCCCCGAGGTGTGA
- a CDS encoding AMP-binding protein yields the protein MFNPAAEAMPLPVLRALQLERLQATVERLHEHVPAYQGKFAAAGLTPADLKTLDDLRRFPFTRKRDLRDHAPFGLAAVGRTELRRVHASSGTSGKATVVGYDEHDLEVFAEVVARSLHAGGARPGMLFHNAYGYGLFTGGLGIHAGAERLGVGVVPASGGNTERQVQLIEDLAPEVIACTPSYALVLADALQRRGHTPGTISLQYAILGAEPWSEAVRQEVQARLGVRATNIYGLSEIIGPGVSNEDAGEQQGSYLWEDHFYPEIVDPQTEEPLPDGEYGVLVLTSMSRTAMPLLRYWTGDITRLLPGENKTGRTVRRMDGIRGRSDDMIILRGVNVYPTQIEAVLAHLQDLSPHYQLVLSRSGAMDELLLRVECARVDAALRQEVVRLVKAQVGVTIGCELCEIGSLPRSEGGKLQRVLDLRAPR from the coding sequence ATGTTCAATCCCGCTGCAGAAGCCATGCCGCTGCCTGTCCTGCGCGCCCTGCAGCTGGAGCGGCTGCAGGCCACCGTTGAGCGCCTGCACGAGCACGTGCCTGCCTACCAGGGCAAGTTTGCGGCGGCCGGCCTGACCCCCGCGGACCTGAAGACGCTGGACGACCTGCGCCGCTTTCCCTTCACCCGCAAACGCGACCTGCGCGACCACGCCCCGTTCGGCCTGGCGGCGGTCGGCCGCACCGAATTGCGGCGGGTCCACGCGTCCAGCGGCACCAGCGGCAAGGCCACGGTCGTGGGCTACGACGAGCACGACCTCGAGGTGTTCGCCGAGGTGGTCGCGCGCAGCCTCCACGCCGGGGGCGCGCGGCCGGGCATGCTGTTCCACAACGCCTACGGGTACGGCCTGTTCACCGGAGGGCTCGGCATTCATGCGGGCGCCGAACGGCTGGGCGTGGGTGTGGTCCCCGCCTCCGGCGGCAACACCGAACGGCAGGTGCAGCTGATCGAGGACCTCGCGCCGGAGGTGATCGCCTGCACGCCCAGCTACGCGCTGGTGCTGGCCGACGCGCTGCAGCGGCGCGGCCACACCCCAGGCACCATCAGCCTGCAGTACGCCATCCTGGGGGCGGAACCGTGGTCCGAGGCGGTGCGTCAGGAAGTGCAGGCCCGATTGGGCGTGCGCGCCACCAACATCTACGGCCTGTCCGAGATCATCGGCCCGGGGGTCAGCAACGAGGACGCGGGCGAGCAGCAGGGCAGTTACCTGTGGGAGGACCACTTCTACCCGGAGATCGTGGACCCCCAGACAGAAGAGCCGCTGCCGGACGGCGAATACGGGGTGCTGGTGCTCACGTCCATGTCCCGCACCGCCATGCCGTTGCTGCGCTACTGGACCGGCGACATCACCCGCCTGCTGCCCGGCGAGAACAAGACCGGCCGCACCGTGCGCCGGATGGACGGCATTCGCGGCCGCAGCGACGACATGATCATCCTGCGCGGCGTGAACGTGTACCCCACCCAGATCGAGGCGGTGCTCGCGCACCTGCAGGACCTGAGCCCGCACTACCAGCTGGTGCTGTCACGCAGCGGCGCGATGGACGAGTTGCTGCTGCGGGTAGAATGCGCCCGCGTGGACGCCGCGCTGCGCCAGGAAGTCGTCCGGCTGGTCAAGGCGCAGGTCGGCGTCACGATCGGCTGTGAGCTGTGCGAAATTGGCAGCCTGCCGCGCAGCGAGGGCGGCAAACTCCAGCGCGTGCTGGACCTGCGCGCCCCCCGCTGA
- a CDS encoding phosphatase PAP2 family protein, which produces MSDPLQHALHSVAVHSPLLSALAVFCAASLLFVLIAVFVVLGLTRVRRVTWLQVARMVASLGIAGLLTLVLKHLVHDPRPFMVEHYAPLTHASSDNGFPSDHTLIAALLAGWVWWLDRRWLALFIVGVLLVMLGRLAIGAHHTLDVLGSLAFAGLGLALAALVLFSPAWERPVLPGRPPKKGTPT; this is translated from the coding sequence ATGTCCGATCCCCTTCAACACGCCCTGCATTCGGTCGCGGTGCACAGCCCGCTGCTCTCCGCGCTGGCCGTGTTCTGTGCCGCGTCCCTCCTGTTCGTCTTGATCGCGGTGTTCGTCGTGCTGGGGCTGACCCGGGTCCGGCGCGTGACCTGGCTTCAGGTGGCGCGGATGGTGGCTTCCCTCGGCATCGCCGGGCTGCTGACGCTGGTCCTGAAGCACCTGGTGCACGATCCAAGGCCGTTTATGGTCGAGCATTACGCGCCGCTGACCCACGCTTCGTCCGACAACGGCTTCCCCAGTGACCACACCCTGATCGCGGCGCTGCTGGCCGGCTGGGTGTGGTGGCTGGACCGGCGCTGGCTGGCCCTGTTCATCGTCGGCGTGCTGCTGGTGATGCTGGGCCGCCTGGCGATTGGCGCGCACCACACGCTGGACGTGCTGGGCAGCCTCGCGTTCGCCGGACTGGGCCTGGCGCTGGCCGCGCTGGTGCTGTTCTCGCCCGCCTGGGAGCGTCCAGTGCTGCCAGGCCGCCCACCGAAGAAGGGCACGCCCACGTGA
- a CDS encoding homocysteine S-methyltransferase family protein, protein MTGLLPQLTRRVLTDGGLETDLLFNRGIELPSFASVVLLGHAEGRAALEAYYRPYLELAHRLGTGFILESATWRASPDWAAPLGLTLPELDRLNVAAVELLSRLRAEFMSGLTVISGCVGPRGDGYVPGQRMSVQEAADYHGHQVRVLASAGVDMLSALTMTTVNEAAGIAVAAAAVQLPVAVSFTVETDGRLPSGETLMDAVQAVDAATGGYPSYFMINCAHPDHFAAVLDDAAPWARRIRGVRANASRCSHAELDVMTELDDGDPAELGHLYRQLLERHPHITVLGGCCGTDLRHVTAIAEACASLPGPA, encoded by the coding sequence ATGACCGGACTGCTGCCTCAGCTCACGCGCCGCGTCTTGACCGATGGAGGGCTGGAGACTGACCTGCTCTTCAATCGAGGGATCGAGCTTCCCTCGTTCGCCTCGGTGGTGCTGCTCGGCCATGCGGAGGGCCGCGCCGCGCTCGAAGCGTACTACCGCCCGTATCTGGAGCTCGCCCACCGCCTCGGCACGGGATTCATCCTCGAGAGCGCCACGTGGCGCGCCAGCCCGGACTGGGCCGCGCCCCTGGGCCTCACGCTACCGGAACTGGACCGCCTCAACGTCGCGGCCGTCGAGTTGCTGTCCCGCCTGCGGGCGGAGTTCATGAGCGGCCTGACGGTGATCAGCGGGTGCGTCGGTCCCCGCGGCGACGGCTATGTGCCCGGCCAGCGGATGAGCGTTCAGGAGGCCGCCGACTACCATGGGCATCAGGTGCGCGTGCTCGCGTCGGCGGGGGTCGACATGCTCTCGGCGCTGACCATGACCACCGTCAACGAGGCGGCCGGGATCGCGGTGGCGGCGGCCGCGGTGCAGCTGCCGGTGGCGGTGTCGTTCACGGTGGAGACCGACGGGCGCCTCCCGAGCGGCGAAACGCTGATGGACGCCGTGCAGGCCGTCGATGCCGCGACCGGAGGGTACCCCAGCTACTTCATGATCAACTGCGCCCATCCGGACCACTTTGCTGCCGTGCTGGACGACGCTGCCCCCTGGGCGCGCCGGATTCGTGGCGTGCGCGCCAACGCCTCGCGGTGCAGCCACGCGGAACTGGACGTCATGACGGAACTCGACGACGGGGACCCGGCGGAACTCGGGCACCTCTACCGTCAGCTGCTCGAGCGGCATCCACACATCACGGTCCTCGGTGGGTGCTGCGGCACGGATCTGCGGCATGTCACGGCCATTGCCGAGGCGTGCGCGAGTCTCCCTGGCCCGGCCTGA
- a CDS encoding ArgE/DapE family deacylase, whose protein sequence is MPERLTDLLAALVRLDSTNPALVPGGAGEAPIARFVADWLTRHGIPADLDEAAPGRLSVIATVKGTGGGRTLMLNAHLDTVGTEGMTRPFEPVIQDGRMYGRGTYDMKGGLAAALMALLDARNAGVRGDVILTAVADEEHASLGMQAVLKRVRADAAIVTEPTELGVSVAHKGFTWHQITTHGRAAHGSRPDLGVDAIAHMGRVLGQLERLQRDLARRPAHPLLGHASVHASLIRGGQELSSYPERCTLQVERRTLPGETPEAVTQELEALLSALRADPTFRAEHHLTLARDPFSVTLDAPIVQLLQAAATRVLGTAPTVIGQTFWMDSAFLAAAGIPTVVFGPCGAGAHATEEWVDLASVEQCRRTLTATIQAFCA, encoded by the coding sequence ATGCCTGAGCGGTTGACTGACCTGCTGGCGGCCCTCGTTCGCCTCGACTCCACCAACCCCGCCCTGGTGCCCGGCGGCGCGGGCGAGGCCCCCATCGCCCGCTTCGTGGCCGACTGGCTCACCCGCCACGGCATCCCCGCGGACCTCGACGAAGCCGCGCCCGGCCGCCTCAGCGTGATCGCCACGGTCAAGGGCACCGGAGGCGGCCGGACCCTGATGCTAAACGCCCACCTCGACACCGTCGGCACCGAAGGGATGACGCGCCCGTTCGAGCCGGTCATCCAGGACGGCCGGATGTACGGCCGCGGCACCTACGACATGAAAGGCGGCCTCGCGGCCGCCCTGATGGCGCTGCTCGACGCCCGGAACGCGGGCGTGCGCGGCGACGTCATCCTCACGGCGGTCGCCGACGAGGAACACGCCAGCCTCGGCATGCAGGCGGTGCTGAAGCGCGTGCGCGCCGACGCGGCCATCGTCACCGAGCCGACCGAACTGGGCGTCTCGGTCGCGCACAAGGGCTTCACCTGGCACCAGATCACCACCCACGGCCGCGCGGCCCACGGCTCCCGCCCCGACCTCGGGGTGGACGCCATCGCCCACATGGGCCGCGTCCTCGGGCAGCTCGAACGCCTGCAGCGGGACCTGGCGCGCCGACCGGCCCACCCGCTGCTCGGCCACGCCAGCGTGCACGCCTCGCTGATCCGCGGCGGGCAGGAACTGTCCAGCTACCCCGAACGCTGCACCCTGCAGGTCGAACGCCGCACTTTGCCGGGCGAGACGCCTGAAGCCGTCACCCAGGAGCTGGAGGCGCTGTTGAGCGCCCTGAGGGCCGACCCGACCTTCCGGGCCGAGCATCATCTCACGCTCGCCCGCGACCCGTTCAGCGTCACGCTGGACGCGCCGATCGTCCAGCTGCTGCAGGCGGCGGCGACCCGGGTGCTCGGCACCGCGCCCACGGTGATCGGCCAGACCTTCTGGATGGACTCGGCGTTCCTGGCGGCGGCCGGCATTCCCACCGTCGTCTTCGGCCCGTGCGGCGCGGGAGCCCACGCGACCGAGGAATGGGTCGACCTCGCCTCGGTCGAGCAGTGCCGCCGGACGCTCACCGCCACCATCCAGGCGTTCTGCGCCTGA
- a CDS encoding GntR family transcriptional regulator, whose translation MPIPPTAPKRVRTLAREDVYSQLSGWIIDGTLAPEEPLRDQDIALQLGVSRTPVREALRRLEDEGLVETALNRWTRVAPLRAEQAAELYPVVDTLEALALRLASPSLTARDLARLQQHQQDLGLALHQRDPQAAVEADTAFHAVWTDQCGNQELQHTLRGLKRKLRRIELGYFNAAASGAASLDEHAAVIHALLAGATDDAVQALHANWQGSLERLMPHPTK comes from the coding sequence ATGCCGATTCCCCCCACCGCACCAAAACGCGTCCGTACGCTCGCCCGCGAGGACGTGTACAGCCAGCTGAGCGGCTGGATCATCGACGGCACCCTCGCGCCGGAGGAACCGCTGCGGGATCAGGACATCGCCCTTCAGTTGGGCGTGAGCCGCACCCCGGTCCGCGAAGCGTTGCGGCGCCTGGAGGACGAGGGCCTGGTCGAGACGGCCCTGAACCGCTGGACCCGCGTCGCGCCGCTGCGGGCCGAGCAGGCCGCCGAGCTGTACCCGGTGGTGGACACGCTGGAGGCCCTCGCCCTCCGCCTCGCTTCGCCCAGCCTCACCGCCCGGGACCTGGCACGTCTGCAGCAGCACCAGCAGGACCTGGGCCTGGCCCTGCACCAGCGCGACCCCCAGGCGGCCGTCGAGGCGGACACCGCCTTCCATGCCGTCTGGACCGACCAGTGCGGCAACCAGGAGCTGCAACACACGCTGCGCGGGCTCAAGCGCAAACTTCGCCGCATCGAGCTCGGGTATTTCAACGCCGCCGCCTCCGGCGCCGCGTCGCTGGACGAACACGCTGCCGTCATCCACGCGCTGCTCGCGGGCGCCACGGACGATGCGGTGCAGGCCCTTCACGCCAACTGGCAGGGCAGCCTGGAGCGCCTGATGCCCCACCCGACGAAGTAA